Proteins encoded in a region of the Stieleria neptunia genome:
- a CDS encoding PVC-type heme-binding CxxCH protein, whose protein sequence is MYRFVALLLIGSSVAAAVEPPRLLDPNLQIELIASEPELVTPTGCCFDDDGSLLVIECHTHFPPDDYVGPKTDRIYRFDDSDGDGVLDRQTLFYEGGIATMNIVNLGDGSFAVATRSDVVRLRDTDGDKVADERIVLLSHNTAAVYPHNGLAGLTLGPDGWLYVGQGENFGEPYELVGTDGSKQIGGGEGGNVFRCKTDGSDVQRVATGFWNPFGLCFDSARRLWGVGNDPDAMPPNRLMHIVPGGDYGFQFRFGRAGVHPLQAWDGEFPGTLPMTAGTGEAACAVAMHGQHLWVTSWGDNRIERHSLVQRGATWGTTSETVVQGDANFRPVAMAVAADGAVYVTDWVDRSYPVHRKGRLWRVVRQTDDATATGDEVPALTAAEQQAAVLRDDGTLSIDERRKGLDNADPFLHQAATFGLVQTDQLASLRRESATTADQRVALLTAWRWQELVDPSSLAAEERRVLMEWGLRDESEAVLLAAIRWATERDCKDQLAAIQGLLQRPETSPRLFSAVIASIAYLETGSASRRSRDPAIEKLLVDFAGNSNATPKLRAMAIRRIPEAAETPTDQQLGQWIDDQPDRVFAKEVVRLLAARSGKTALDLLASIAADERFDLQTRADALAGLSRNADVYAALINRASLPKQPETLRVEARRMQKRNWGGDESRPDKDDLEAWMPLIAEGGDVDAGRRVFFRTTCVNCHRHSGRGARTGPDLTTLSGNMTKKRVLDSILHPSKEVGPLYVPWKILTTDGNVLTGLKLDRAGAGNSMRFQGVDGEIFEVPLADVQQQEPVDQSIMPTGLEGTMSIGELRDLIAFLTQE, encoded by the coding sequence ATGTATCGCTTCGTCGCACTGCTTCTCATCGGATCCAGCGTTGCGGCCGCCGTCGAGCCGCCGCGTTTGTTGGACCCCAACTTGCAAATCGAACTGATCGCGTCCGAACCGGAATTGGTGACGCCGACCGGTTGCTGCTTCGACGACGACGGCTCGCTGTTGGTCATCGAGTGTCACACGCACTTTCCGCCGGACGATTACGTCGGCCCCAAAACCGATCGCATCTACCGGTTCGATGACAGTGACGGCGACGGGGTGCTGGATCGGCAAACGCTGTTCTACGAAGGCGGGATCGCGACGATGAACATCGTCAACCTGGGCGACGGATCGTTTGCCGTCGCGACGCGGAGCGATGTCGTGCGGCTGCGTGATACCGACGGGGACAAGGTGGCCGATGAACGCATCGTCTTGTTGTCACACAACACCGCTGCGGTTTATCCCCACAACGGACTGGCGGGATTGACGCTGGGGCCCGACGGTTGGCTGTACGTCGGGCAAGGTGAAAATTTTGGCGAGCCTTATGAGTTGGTCGGAACGGACGGATCAAAACAGATCGGCGGCGGGGAAGGCGGGAACGTGTTTCGTTGCAAAACCGACGGCAGCGACGTGCAGCGTGTGGCAACCGGGTTTTGGAATCCCTTCGGTTTGTGCTTCGATTCCGCCCGGCGGCTATGGGGTGTCGGAAACGATCCCGACGCGATGCCCCCGAATCGCCTGATGCACATCGTCCCGGGCGGTGATTATGGATTTCAATTTCGCTTCGGCCGGGCCGGCGTTCATCCGCTGCAGGCCTGGGACGGAGAATTCCCGGGAACGTTGCCGATGACGGCCGGGACCGGCGAGGCCGCGTGTGCCGTCGCGATGCATGGGCAACACCTGTGGGTGACCAGTTGGGGCGACAATCGCATCGAACGCCACAGCTTGGTCCAGCGCGGGGCGACGTGGGGGACCACGTCCGAAACCGTCGTTCAGGGTGATGCCAATTTTCGTCCGGTCGCGATGGCGGTCGCTGCTGACGGCGCAGTCTACGTGACCGACTGGGTGGATCGCAGCTATCCGGTTCACCGCAAGGGACGGCTGTGGCGGGTGGTCCGTCAAACGGATGATGCGACCGCGACCGGCGACGAAGTGCCTGCGCTGACCGCCGCCGAACAGCAGGCCGCGGTGCTTCGTGACGACGGCACGCTCTCGATCGATGAACGACGGAAGGGGCTCGACAACGCCGATCCGTTTCTCCATCAGGCCGCCACGTTTGGACTGGTGCAAACCGACCAATTGGCGTCGCTGCGGCGCGAATCGGCAACGACCGCCGATCAACGCGTCGCCTTGCTGACCGCGTGGCGTTGGCAGGAACTGGTCGATCCGAGCAGTCTGGCCGCCGAGGAACGTCGCGTCCTGATGGAGTGGGGACTGCGGGACGAGTCCGAAGCCGTGTTGTTGGCGGCGATCCGTTGGGCGACCGAACGTGACTGCAAGGATCAACTTGCGGCAATTCAAGGTTTGCTGCAACGCCCCGAAACGTCGCCACGTCTGTTTTCAGCCGTGATCGCGTCGATCGCGTATTTGGAAACCGGTTCGGCGTCGCGACGAAGCCGTGATCCGGCGATCGAAAAGCTGTTGGTCGACTTCGCCGGCAATTCGAACGCGACGCCCAAGTTGCGCGCGATGGCCATCCGCCGGATCCCCGAAGCCGCCGAGACGCCGACCGACCAACAGCTTGGTCAATGGATCGACGATCAACCCGATCGTGTTTTTGCCAAGGAAGTCGTGCGTCTGTTGGCCGCTCGCAGCGGTAAAACAGCGTTGGATCTACTCGCTTCGATCGCCGCTGACGAACGATTCGACTTGCAGACCCGGGCCGACGCGTTGGCGGGCCTCTCACGCAACGCCGACGTGTATGCCGCGCTGATCAATCGCGCTTCCTTGCCGAAACAGCCGGAGACGTTGCGGGTGGAAGCAAGACGCATGCAGAAACGAAACTGGGGTGGCGATGAATCTCGTCCGGACAAGGACGACTTGGAGGCGTGGATGCCGTTGATCGCCGAAGGGGGCGATGTCGATGCGGGACGCCGCGTCTTTTTTCGCACCACTTGCGTCAACTGTCATCGGCACAGCGGGCGCGGGGCCCGGACCGGACCCGACTTGACCACCTTGTCGGGCAACATGACCAAAAAACGTGTGCTCGATTCGATCCTGCATCCCAGCAAAGAGGTCGGGCCGCTGTATGTGCCTTGGAAAATCCTGACGACTGATGGAAACGTCCTGACCGGGTTGAAACTGGATCGTGCCGGTGCCGGCAACAGCATGCGGTTTCAAGGTGTCGACGGAGAGATTTTTGAAGTCCCGCTGGCCGACGTCCAGCAGCAGGAACCGGTCGACCAATCGATCATGCCGACCGGATTGGAGGGCACGATGAGCATCGGAGAACTCCGCGACCTGATCGCGTTTTTGACGCAAGAGTGA
- the deoC gene encoding deoxyribose-phosphate aldolase codes for MAEFEYQDVAKMIDHSLLNPTLTTDDLEAGIQLALAYDVASVCIMPYYMKTCAQRLAGSTVKASTTIGFPHGGHTTAIKRAEAEQAIADGCEELDMVVNLSKVLSGDWDDVRNEIAQIVEIAHKAGQKVKVIFENSYLNDEQKIRLCEICTEVNADWVKTSTGYGSGGATQEDLKLMREHSGDHVQVKAAGGVRDLDTLLAVRAIGVTRCGASRTAEILGEARKRLGLPEIEATASDNSGY; via the coding sequence ATGGCAGAATTTGAATACCAAGACGTTGCCAAAATGATTGACCATTCGTTGCTCAATCCCACACTTACCACCGACGACTTGGAAGCGGGCATCCAGTTGGCGCTCGCCTATGACGTCGCCAGCGTCTGTATCATGCCGTACTACATGAAGACCTGTGCCCAGCGGCTGGCCGGCAGCACGGTCAAGGCGTCGACGACGATCGGGTTTCCCCACGGCGGACACACGACGGCGATCAAACGGGCCGAAGCGGAACAAGCGATTGCCGACGGCTGCGAAGAACTGGACATGGTCGTCAATCTCTCCAAGGTCCTCAGCGGTGATTGGGATGACGTGCGAAACGAGATTGCACAGATCGTCGAGATCGCCCACAAAGCCGGTCAAAAGGTCAAGGTGATCTTCGAAAACTCCTATCTCAACGACGAGCAAAAAATCCGTCTGTGTGAGATCTGCACCGAGGTGAACGCGGACTGGGTCAAGACCTCCACCGGTTACGGCAGCGGCGGGGCGACGCAAGAAGACTTGAAACTGATGCGCGAACATTCCGGCGACCACGTGCAAGTCAAAGCGGCCGGCGGCGTCCGCGATCTGGACACCTTGTTGGCCGTCCGCGCGATCGGCGTGACCCGATGTGGCGCCAGCCGGACCGCCGAGATCCTCGGCGAAGCCCGCAAACGATTGGGATTGCCCGAGATCGAAGCGACCGCATCGGACAACTCGGGGTATTAG
- a CDS encoding serine/threonine-protein kinase: MSLIQIACPHCSAKLQLGDPKPGRYKPTCKKCAATFLMQVSDDDPPRVRVGKPKPSTPPRSGTASRTRAAVEQTVDQTLDQNSSPAASRRASSPPPNLSPGSGGRPAATASPERDVVEDRSNDDSDEAGGAGPSRLGGYRIIRMLGRGAMGAVYQAKQVSLDRDVALKTIRTRLAENPASLARFTREAYAAAQLSHHNVVRIYDFGEEDGQLFFSMEWIRGGSLGDLVRDKGSLDPKLAATYILQAARGLQFAHRSGMVHRDVKPANLLLSEDGVVKVADLGLVKVPDQIDPESTDEGLSYSGLSHSGLQSGTQVTMQGTAIGTPAYMAPEQGADATAVDHRADIYSLGCSLFYLLAGRSPYSGTEVSEVIEQHARSPLPDLAEINSRVPEPLCQIVAKAMAKRPVERYGSLAEMIDALQSFLGIEALMGFSPSSDQADRWEAIAAAYSKTQVVRRLSGKLFVAWAAVSVLTTLVSPLFSLQAFLLGPTMFVTACIVAIVLATTTGHNAIADHTRRWFDTLSWIEIGIASFAFLILALVLVVLAAGLWIGGVVGLILGAAIGAGYHFGVTVTAAKAGKASLEDARRFVRDLRIEGADEEGLRDFLARYAGAGWQSIYEALFGYDALVQKRRRLSVDVSFVGPTGDRSLRDRWCAALDRKADQRRQAADRKKLANLEQRSLISQGVSAAEAREQSWQMASAIMETAHQTVQQSGKDEKVIADVKRKRIKAMLADARSGRYKRPRDRFAALKFAFSGVSRLLVGCLLLAVFAFAAQSVDLFGEEVLRSVRRGEFDLQTVADDVTTDALGSSTSLWSVGIAGALLCFSAFVSGWRMTPFAVVATIVILFGANLGLPGIGPAPAWIVAAAVGFVIYLPGVLYGESKS, encoded by the coding sequence TTGTCCTTGATCCAGATCGCCTGCCCACACTGTTCTGCGAAGCTGCAGCTGGGGGATCCCAAGCCGGGCCGCTACAAGCCGACGTGCAAGAAGTGTGCGGCGACCTTTCTGATGCAAGTCAGCGACGATGATCCGCCACGGGTCCGGGTCGGCAAACCGAAGCCGTCCACCCCGCCGCGCTCCGGCACGGCGTCGCGGACCCGGGCCGCGGTCGAGCAGACCGTGGACCAGACCTTGGACCAGAACAGCAGCCCCGCGGCGTCGCGACGGGCGTCTTCGCCGCCGCCCAACCTTTCCCCCGGATCAGGTGGCCGCCCCGCAGCGACCGCGTCTCCGGAGCGTGACGTCGTCGAGGACCGTTCAAATGACGATTCTGACGAGGCGGGCGGCGCCGGGCCATCGCGATTGGGCGGCTATCGAATCATTCGAATGCTCGGCCGTGGGGCGATGGGCGCGGTCTATCAAGCCAAACAGGTGTCGCTCGATCGCGACGTCGCCTTGAAGACCATTCGCACGCGGCTGGCCGAAAACCCGGCGTCGCTGGCACGGTTCACCCGCGAAGCCTACGCCGCGGCTCAGCTCTCGCATCACAACGTCGTCCGGATTTATGACTTCGGCGAAGAAGACGGGCAGCTGTTTTTTTCGATGGAGTGGATTCGTGGCGGATCACTCGGCGACTTGGTCCGCGACAAGGGCAGCCTGGATCCGAAGCTGGCGGCGACCTACATCTTGCAGGCCGCGCGGGGATTGCAGTTCGCCCATCGCAGCGGGATGGTGCATCGCGATGTCAAACCCGCCAATCTATTGCTCAGCGAAGACGGTGTCGTCAAGGTTGCCGATCTGGGGCTGGTGAAAGTCCCCGACCAGATCGATCCCGAGTCGACCGATGAAGGGCTCTCCTACAGCGGCCTCTCGCACAGCGGTCTGCAAAGTGGCACGCAAGTGACGATGCAAGGCACCGCGATCGGGACTCCGGCTTACATGGCGCCCGAACAAGGTGCCGATGCGACCGCGGTCGACCATCGCGCCGACATCTACTCGCTCGGCTGCAGCCTGTTTTATCTGTTGGCCGGTCGTTCGCCGTATTCGGGAACCGAGGTTTCCGAAGTGATCGAGCAACACGCCCGTTCTCCGTTGCCCGATCTGGCTGAAATCAACAGCCGCGTTCCCGAACCGCTTTGTCAGATCGTTGCCAAGGCGATGGCCAAGCGACCGGTCGAGCGATACGGATCGTTGGCGGAGATGATTGATGCGTTGCAATCGTTTCTGGGTATCGAGGCGTTGATGGGGTTTTCGCCGTCAAGCGACCAGGCGGATCGCTGGGAAGCCATCGCCGCGGCCTACTCAAAAACACAAGTGGTCCGGCGACTTTCCGGAAAGTTGTTCGTCGCCTGGGCGGCCGTCTCGGTCTTGACCACCCTGGTCTCGCCATTGTTTTCGCTGCAAGCGTTTTTGCTGGGACCGACCATGTTCGTGACCGCCTGCATCGTCGCCATCGTTCTGGCGACCACGACGGGGCACAACGCGATTGCCGATCACACGCGCCGTTGGTTCGACACGTTGTCATGGATCGAGATCGGCATTGCATCATTCGCATTTTTGATCTTGGCCTTGGTCTTAGTCGTGTTGGCTGCCGGTTTGTGGATCGGGGGCGTGGTGGGGCTGATACTCGGGGCTGCGATCGGCGCCGGCTATCACTTCGGCGTGACGGTCACGGCCGCCAAAGCGGGCAAAGCCTCGCTGGAGGACGCCCGTCGGTTCGTCCGCGATCTGCGGATCGAAGGTGCCGACGAAGAGGGCTTGCGTGACTTTCTGGCTCGCTATGCAGGGGCCGGCTGGCAATCGATCTATGAGGCGCTGTTTGGTTACGACGCACTGGTTCAAAAACGTCGGCGGTTGTCCGTCGACGTGTCCTTTGTCGGCCCGACCGGCGATCGGTCGTTGCGTGATCGCTGGTGCGCGGCGTTGGATCGAAAGGCGGACCAGAGACGGCAGGCGGCCGACCGCAAGAAGTTGGCAAATCTGGAACAGCGATCCTTGATCAGCCAAGGCGTCAGCGCCGCCGAAGCCCGCGAGCAAAGCTGGCAGATGGCGTCGGCGATCATGGAGACCGCACATCAGACCGTCCAGCAATCCGGTAAGGATGAAAAAGTGATTGCCGACGTCAAGCGGAAACGGATCAAAGCGATGTTGGCCGACGCGCGCAGCGGTCGCTACAAGCGGCCACGCGATCGATTCGCCGCCCTGAAGTTTGCGTTCTCCGGTGTCTCGCGTCTGCTGGTCGGATGTTTATTGCTGGCGGTGTTTGCCTTTGCCGCGCAAAGTGTCGACCTGTTCGGCGAAGAAGTGCTTCGGAGCGTGCGTCGCGGAGAATTCGATCTGCAGACGGTTGCCGATGATGTCACCACCGACGCCTTGGGGAGTTCCACCAGTTTGTGGTCGGTCGGGATCGCGGGGGCGTTGCTGTGTTTCTCGGCGTTTGTGTCCGGCTGGAGGATGACGCCGTTCGCGGTCGTCGCAACGATCGTGATTCTATTCGGCGCCAACCTGGGATTGCCCGGCATCGGTCCGGCACCGGCCTGGATCGTGGCCGCGGCGGTCGGCTTTGTGATCTATTTGCCGGGAGTGTTGTACGGCGAGTCGAAGTCGTAG
- the trpE gene encoding anthranilate synthase component I, translated as MHHPTPDEFAALAIEHDFVPVYRRLLSDALTPVTAFRRLDRSADGTSAAAGGACLFESVIGGEKVGRYSFLAAAPSLRFSATRNEVTVTDLTGQRETETFTDPDPLNAFRVHFRQSVAEIDELPPFVGGAIGYAGYDVVRYVEHLPDAPTDDRGLPDLDFAFYHTLCVFDHVDKTVTVVSLADCRDVKTSDDAADAFAKAATEVDGTIEKLSETTGGREIRAAAWDETVWREAAQNEPLEISSNFTRESFGKAVRECVEYIRAGDIFQVVPSQRMAVKTDVDPLEIYRSLRVVNPSPFMFYLRTPETVLVGCSPEIMCRVEDSIVTVRPLAGTRKRGQTEKEDKALEQELLADPKERAEHVMLVDLGRNDVGRVAQFGSIELTEVMVVERYSHVMHISSEVQGKLREGLDAFDALKAALPAGTVSGAPKVRAMEVIDSIEPHRRGPYGGAVGWIDYRGNMDTCIALRTMVVKDDTVYVQAGCGVVADSDPDAEYEETINKARALITAIELTVQRLRAGQ; from the coding sequence ATGCATCACCCGACCCCCGACGAATTTGCCGCCCTGGCCATCGAGCACGACTTTGTCCCCGTGTATCGCCGATTATTGAGTGATGCATTGACGCCGGTGACCGCATTCCGGCGACTGGATCGATCCGCCGACGGCACGTCCGCGGCGGCCGGCGGCGCCTGTTTATTTGAAAGCGTCATCGGCGGCGAAAAAGTGGGCCGCTACAGCTTTTTGGCCGCCGCACCGTCGCTGCGTTTCTCGGCCACGCGGAACGAGGTCACCGTGACCGACTTGACCGGTCAGCGGGAAACGGAAACCTTCACCGATCCCGACCCGCTGAACGCCTTTCGCGTGCACTTTCGACAATCCGTCGCCGAGATCGACGAACTGCCGCCGTTTGTCGGTGGGGCGATCGGCTATGCGGGGTACGACGTGGTGCGTTACGTGGAACACCTGCCCGACGCGCCCACGGACGATCGCGGATTGCCCGATTTGGATTTTGCGTTCTACCACACGCTGTGCGTCTTTGATCACGTCGACAAGACGGTCACGGTCGTTTCCTTGGCCGATTGTCGGGACGTCAAAACCAGCGACGACGCAGCCGATGCCTTCGCCAAAGCGGCCACGGAGGTCGACGGGACGATCGAGAAACTGTCCGAGACCACCGGGGGGCGAGAGATTCGCGCCGCGGCCTGGGACGAAACGGTTTGGCGCGAAGCGGCCCAAAATGAGCCGTTGGAAATCAGCTCCAATTTCACCCGCGAATCGTTCGGCAAGGCGGTCCGCGAGTGCGTCGAGTACATTCGCGCCGGTGACATCTTTCAAGTCGTCCCCAGCCAGCGGATGGCCGTGAAAACCGACGTCGATCCGCTGGAGATCTATCGTTCGCTGCGGGTGGTCAACCCCAGCCCGTTCATGTTTTACCTGCGGACCCCCGAGACCGTTCTGGTGGGGTGTTCGCCGGAAATCATGTGCCGCGTCGAAGATTCGATCGTCACCGTGCGGCCGTTGGCGGGCACCCGCAAACGCGGTCAGACCGAAAAGGAAGACAAGGCGCTCGAGCAAGAATTGCTGGCCGATCCCAAGGAACGCGCCGAACACGTCATGTTGGTCGACTTGGGGCGCAACGACGTCGGTCGCGTGGCTCAATTCGGCAGCATCGAATTGACCGAAGTCATGGTCGTCGAACGCTACAGCCACGTGATGCACATCAGCAGCGAAGTCCAAGGAAAGCTGCGCGAAGGGCTGGACGCCTTCGACGCGCTCAAGGCCGCACTGCCGGCCGGCACGGTGTCGGGCGCGCCCAAAGTCCGCGCGATGGAAGTCATCGATTCGATCGAACCGCATCGCCGCGGCCCCTACGGCGGTGCCGTCGGCTGGATCGACTATCGAGGCAACATGGATACCTGCATCGCCCTGCGAACCATGGTCGTCAAAGACGACACGGTGTACGTGCAAGCCGGTTGTGGAGTCGTCGCCGACAGCGACCCGGATGCCGAATACGAGGAAACGATCAACAAGGCGCGGGCGCTGATCACGGCCATCGAATTGACGGTGCAACGCTTGCGGGCGGGGCAGTGA
- a CDS encoding serine/threonine-protein kinase, with protein MNRQPTPPPARRLYEQAIALEDEAAQDAFLAEQCRENPDLRKRVESLLQARRERLSHLDRADADAKDPHSDDVEGKLTECLDRVTKAGSDRSSNPDASTEFYDTSHFSPPSIPSYRLVRVIGEGGMGTVYLAEQLSPVRREVAVKVIKPGMDSEEVIKRFRAERQALAMMDHTDIAKVFESGTTERGRPYFVMELVRGVPITEYCKRHGLTLRDRLELCADLCLAVHHAHQRGVIHRDLKPTNVLVTQQDGKPVIKVIDFGVAKALDGDLAGRSLVTHGSQLIGTPLYMAPEQAKRTNYDIDTRVDVYSIGVVLYELLTDTTPIAQKTLKRIGVDEFYSLLVRREPDRPSQRVSGLQSGSSAGQDKSTRGAGFDAKLLKRELDWIVMKAIDRDRERRYLSVSAFAADLRRYLDGKPVEACPPSWAYRFRKTARQYRVELSVLALAMATLIVISGVSLWQVAAVDAARRESERRERHAVELLHALKLQRALSPLHDNDLARLHELATDLRADPLTDVVSRPPDLANLLMNVAERPTRCSLANAAPVNGLAVTPDGKRALSVDELGDVKLWDLHAPDDSGQRLGTHNEPAHAVAISPDGRTAATGSKLGKVCFWNLQDGTLIRRLTPVTNGIETIRWSGDGRHVAVGSRYSEVWVCDAEGKESFRIVNDHRHESLLFSRDSTKLIVPTREHISVRDMTSGKEIRKIDTRPLQNVRTLCFAGQDDRWLVAGERFKESLIILDFKSGKLLGQIPLGASYPRSICAAGNGMWLRLSYSSGKIQTFQLSPSNGGESVTGRIYSQFLAHRPEYDERLPLASLPGDTSFVSAGQDGHIHRWYQHDLRSSELRRRPGSILASYLIPQTGSVYHVHRNEHQSFDEHHAVFSPAIVDGMFAVASGQTISIIGTADQKPFAKILSPLDGHRDVALSAPGDTLVAGSGTQLCVWRSTDGWSSSELVNRFEIEHDASPVLCDGGKTLIVDDAAARQVLAIDVTSGRQTVVASDIRVSIICLDSGATRLGLVAENRIRVMDRQTANVLIDKQQYHAVRCMHISDDGTTLLEGRRDGRVYVWHLPTRQRLGLLYEPKHSVGTLLRWQVAKESRRVMLEFASDYGGIDLLVLPGRTNR; from the coding sequence GTGAACCGCCAACCCACGCCTCCGCCGGCCCGCCGTCTGTACGAGCAAGCGATCGCGCTGGAAGACGAAGCAGCGCAGGATGCGTTTTTGGCCGAACAGTGTCGCGAGAACCCCGATTTAAGGAAACGCGTCGAGAGTCTATTGCAGGCTCGGCGTGAACGGCTGAGTCATTTGGATCGAGCCGACGCTGACGCCAAAGATCCCCACAGCGACGATGTCGAAGGCAAGCTGACCGAATGCCTCGATCGCGTCACAAAAGCCGGCTCGGATCGCTCTTCCAACCCGGACGCCTCCACCGAGTTTTACGACACAAGCCACTTCTCCCCGCCCTCGATCCCCTCCTACCGACTCGTCCGGGTGATCGGTGAAGGCGGCATGGGAACGGTCTATCTGGCCGAACAGCTGTCGCCGGTGCGGCGCGAAGTCGCGGTGAAGGTGATCAAGCCGGGGATGGATTCAGAGGAGGTGATCAAGCGATTCCGGGCCGAGCGTCAAGCGTTGGCGATGATGGATCACACCGACATCGCAAAGGTTTTTGAAAGCGGCACGACCGAGCGAGGCCGTCCGTACTTTGTGATGGAACTCGTTCGCGGCGTTCCGATCACTGAGTACTGCAAACGGCACGGACTGACCCTGCGAGACCGACTGGAATTGTGTGCCGATCTGTGCCTGGCCGTCCACCATGCACACCAGCGTGGCGTGATCCACCGCGACCTGAAACCCACCAATGTGCTGGTCACGCAACAGGACGGCAAACCGGTCATCAAAGTCATCGATTTTGGTGTCGCCAAAGCGCTCGATGGCGATCTGGCCGGAAGATCATTGGTGACACACGGCTCACAACTGATCGGAACCCCGCTGTACATGGCGCCGGAACAGGCCAAGCGGACGAACTACGACATCGATACCCGCGTCGATGTCTATTCGATCGGTGTCGTCTTGTACGAACTGCTGACCGACACCACGCCCATTGCTCAGAAAACGCTCAAGCGGATCGGCGTCGACGAATTTTACAGTTTGCTTGTGCGACGGGAGCCCGATCGGCCGAGTCAGCGCGTCAGCGGCCTGCAATCCGGTTCATCGGCTGGGCAAGACAAGAGCACTCGTGGTGCCGGTTTTGATGCCAAGCTGTTGAAGCGAGAATTGGACTGGATCGTGATGAAGGCGATCGATCGGGATCGCGAGCGAAGGTACTTGTCGGTCAGCGCCTTTGCGGCGGATTTGCGGCGGTATCTCGATGGGAAGCCGGTGGAAGCGTGCCCACCGTCGTGGGCGTATCGGTTCCGCAAAACGGCGCGTCAGTATCGCGTCGAACTCAGTGTGTTGGCGCTGGCGATGGCCACCCTGATCGTCATCTCCGGCGTTTCGCTCTGGCAGGTGGCGGCGGTGGATGCAGCGCGGCGCGAGAGTGAAAGACGTGAACGGCACGCGGTCGAATTGCTCCACGCACTGAAATTGCAACGTGCGCTTTCACCGCTGCACGACAACGATTTGGCACGGCTGCACGAATTGGCCACGGACCTTCGCGCGGACCCGCTGACCGACGTCGTCTCCCGGCCGCCCGACTTGGCGAACCTGTTGATGAACGTCGCGGAACGTCCGACCAGGTGCTCGCTGGCGAATGCTGCGCCCGTCAACGGGCTGGCGGTGACGCCAGATGGCAAGCGAGCGTTGAGTGTCGACGAACTCGGTGACGTCAAACTCTGGGACCTTCACGCACCCGATGACAGCGGGCAGCGGCTGGGAACCCACAACGAACCGGCCCACGCGGTCGCCATTTCCCCCGACGGCCGCACCGCCGCCACCGGCAGCAAGCTCGGGAAGGTGTGCTTTTGGAACCTGCAAGACGGGACTCTGATCCGTCGTTTGACGCCCGTGACAAACGGTATCGAAACGATCCGCTGGTCTGGCGATGGACGGCATGTCGCCGTGGGTTCCCGGTACAGCGAGGTGTGGGTCTGTGATGCCGAAGGCAAGGAATCGTTCCGCATCGTCAATGATCATCGACACGAAAGTCTGCTGTTTTCGCGCGACAGTACCAAGCTGATCGTTCCGACACGGGAACACATCTCGGTCCGCGACATGACGTCGGGCAAGGAGATCCGGAAAATCGACACCCGGCCGCTTCAAAACGTCCGAACGTTGTGCTTTGCCGGCCAGGATGACCGCTGGCTGGTCGCCGGCGAACGGTTCAAAGAGTCGTTGATCATCCTTGATTTCAAGAGCGGAAAATTGTTGGGGCAAATCCCGCTGGGCGCCTCGTATCCGCGCTCCATCTGTGCCGCCGGCAACGGCATGTGGCTGCGATTGAGTTACTCCAGCGGCAAGATTCAAACGTTCCAGCTTTCTCCGTCCAACGGAGGTGAATCGGTGACCGGCCGCATCTACTCGCAGTTCCTCGCCCACCGACCGGAATACGATGAACGTTTGCCGCTGGCATCGCTGCCCGGTGACACGTCGTTCGTCTCCGCCGGTCAGGACGGCCACATCCATCGCTGGTACCAACATGACCTTCGATCCAGCGAGCTTCGCAGACGGCCCGGGTCGATATTGGCAAGCTATTTGATCCCGCAAACGGGTAGCGTCTATCACGTCCACCGCAACGAGCACCAGTCGTTTGACGAGCATCACGCCGTTTTCTCTCCGGCGATCGTGGACGGCATGTTTGCCGTTGCCAGCGGACAAACAATCTCGATCATCGGGACCGCCGACCAAAAACCGTTCGCCAAAATTCTCTCGCCGCTCGATGGACACCGTGATGTCGCATTGTCCGCGCCGGGCGACACCCTGGTGGCAGGATCGGGGACGCAACTGTGCGTGTGGCGATCCACCGACGGCTGGTCGTCCAGTGAACTCGTCAATCGATTCGAGATCGAGCATGACGCGTCGCCGGTCCTGTGTGATGGCGGCAAGACACTGATCGTGGATGATGCCGCCGCACGTCAAGTCTTGGCCATCGATGTCACTTCAGGCCGCCAAACGGTGGTTGCGTCGGATATCCGCGTGTCCATCATCTGCTTGGATTCCGGTGCAACCCGACTGGGGCTGGTTGCCGAGAATCGCATCCGGGTCATGGATCGCCAGACGGCGAACGTGCTGATTGACAAGCAACAGTATCATGCCGTCCGATGCATGCACATCAGCGACGACGGGACGACGCTACTGGAAGGCCGCCGCGACGGTCGCGTTTATGTCTGGCACTTGCCGACGCGTCAACGACTCGGCCTGCTCTATGAACCCAAGCATTCCGTCGGCACCTTGCTCCGCTGGCAAGTCGCCAAGGAAAGCCGTCGCGTGATGCTGGAATTCGCCAGCGATTACGGTGGCATCGACCTGCTGGTGTTGCCCGGCCGGACCAACCGTTGA